ACAGATATGTTCAACCTTAGCCAAACTGCGCTGCCACGACTATGACACCCCCAAGTCGCCTCTGGCTACACAAGACTGAAGCACTCTACGACCAGGCTAGCGAGGGACACAACGAAGTTCGATAGCCGCGATCTCTCCTTTCCTAACCACCCAAACCACCAATGAGATATCCCATATATGAATGAGAACGAGGAACCTTACCGCCAAATAAAGAATCAATAgaaagtataaagtattatttacaaaaataaacaaagttaCATGAGATCGAAATgaggggggttttaggattataaaattaaaaattaaaaattaaaataaatacttaaaatacatatacaaggttggaacacaaggaacaaagatcaaaaccacaatcctACGCAAGAAATCCGGTTACAATTCTTATAGTTGGTTATCTATGTCacgagaaagaagttgatcatctGAAACGTTAGTAaacaaacgatttcccatattttattttctttgaataattaatctaagtgaaagcacctaaattaatcctattgaacatgcaatcatagtctagaaagctagctaatcaagaacacattcaacgcatgaagaacaaataaaggatgtcaaccaaagtgcacaacctagtatgaaaaagttcatctatttgcaatcctccttaattgatttcgacttttgtccaaagcctttactacttatgaaataagttcacaaaactattagatgAATTGtttacttaaatctagctctaattaaatacatatatattaagttggccaccaaagaacacatagaTATAAAAGTTTTATATAATCTAAAATCAATTAAgtaatctcacataagcaacatagaaacaAACTATAAAGAAATGCaacttttattcaaacatagagacgggctttaaactttttcCTTAATGTTATATGTTAATTAAAAATCATTGTTCAcgaattcaaaacaaaacaaaaaacaaaagagtttacaaggaataagattgaattacaccgtgaagggATGAATGAAGAACACTTGTAGACGTTGAatacttgaatcttgaaagcaaggcttcaATGCTACAGCACAATGGTGGATGATGATGGCTAGGGCTTgctcatggcttcttcttctactactatttgcttgaagacgcataactctgaagactagagaatggaacaGAATTTTGGTGTgtgaaaagaatgaaagaattgatCAATGAAACGTCCTAATGAcactcctatttataggggatGGCAACTTAGTATCCAAGCcttcaaaattcttctttttattttctaggatttatcagattgatccacacaacaTCAACCAATCAGATAACTCCATGTCAGCAATCCTGCATCATCCAGCTAGGGGTGGGCACCCAAAACCGAAGTCCCGGTCCCGTCCCGAAACCGTCCCGAAATCTGCCGGTATGGGCCGggatcaaaatctgaaatttactgTTTGGGctcgtcccgtcccgtcccgtggAAACGGGCCCGGTACCGGTATTAGCCCAATCGATACCGGGtgatcccgtcccgtcccgtttaaattaattaaactaaatctttaattttttatttagtttttggtCTGCTTATATGCATATATTAATATAGACATGTGCATGTGTACGTTTTCCATATGATCATACAAACTAGTAGCAAAAGGATGCAAATTCCAGTCCGTATGATCATACAAACTAGTAGCAAAAGGATGCAAATTCCAGTAGGACACCCGCACAAGACAGTAGCAACCAAGCACCAGGTGAGAAAAGTTGCAGCACCATAATGTGAGAAAAGTTGCAGCAGCAAAAGCAGAGAACAACAGCACCAACAATAGAAGAATAATGCAGCAGCAGCACTCCAATAATTTATAAGGCCATCCAAGTGCAGAAGCAACCCAGTGAAGAACATATTGGCAGCAAACCAAAGAGGCAAACAAGCATATGTTTGGAGGAATCAATGAGATAGAAATCAATAAAACAAGGAGCAAACAAGCATTCCAGTTTTTGACTTGGTTGCTATATTGCATTACTTCATAATCTGCAATACTTCattccagtttttttttttgtattactTAAGTAtaggaaaaaatatatatatgggatCCCGAAATGGGCCCGGGCCCGACCCGATCCCGATCGGTTTCGGTACCTTCGGTACCAACTTTGAAAAACCGaagtcccgtcccgtcccgtcccgaatCATATTTTCGGTACCGGGTTCGGTATCACTTAGTAACCGGCCcgtcccggcccgtgcccagccctacatCCAGCCTCTAAGAAGCCTTACAAGTagcaccttgattctaggaaaATTATTGTTGCCAAAATTATATGATTATTTCCTAATTTATCTCCTTAATTTCGGTCAAGGATGGAGTGTGGAGCTCAAGGAATATATCTGAACCTGTTTTCAACATTTTTGCTTGTTGTATTCCTTTAAATTCTCCAGGATAAGTTCAAAACATCACATTcttgaatcttcttttattttcacgGTAAATCAAGTGTTTATCCCCAAAAATACTCTTTTTCACATCCCAAAAGCCCTAGAGTAATTAGGTTACttcaattgccgaaaatcccaAAATATTCAAGAAGAATCTTGAGCTTTCTTGAGTAATCTTGAAGCCACATGGTCTCCTAATGCTCTCAGGTTTACTAGCCTCATCAGGACTTCTCATGTAAAATGTTCTTGAACCTTCCggaatcttcttttgcttttctaGTTCAATTGGGACTCCTTgtgtcattaggattcctactttgaTTGGGTTTCCTAGTCAgaccaggatttcctggttggaccataaaaacttcatttcttcatttcagctcatttttgCATCCCTTGTGCCTTCTACTTCTCAGGTGCCTTtaagctcattttcttgtcatttattttaatgtacctaaaaatagaaattaagttaaaaaccAATTTAGTTAGGGAAATAATTAAGCAAAATATGatgaattaactattaaaatgtTGCATtaatatgctcctatcagagagCTACTGAGGAGTGTGGTGCAGTTGGTAAAATAGATGCAAatctaaacatgctctccaaaataactaatgagccaaaatagagaattTGCTAAAAATGCTTTAAATGTTAggaagataaaataaaataaactcttaaaattattttttaacaaaatataCAAATTTATACATTTGTGTATATCAATTTTTGTACAAAATCACATCAAACTTGAtagataaagaaaagaaattcatGCTTGCACAACAAATGGTAGACGATTATTAGAGTCAAATTTGGGATCGACTCACTAGCAAGAATAAGATCGACTTACTTCTGTTACCAAACCAACTGGCGCGGTCTTAGACACTAAAAGGCTTAAGAGTTGAGACGTTAAAATGGTATGACATCTCTACTACAATAAAGCGAAGCGTCTAAaagcttcaccaaattttgaactGCCGAATTTACCCATATTTCATCTGACTCTGACAAACAAACACAAGGTTATTACtgtaaaaaaaccaaacaaaaagaaattgaatttgttTATCCGGGGAGAGAGTCGGACGTGGGAGACGCACGAAATACCCACTCAACTGAGAATTGCCTCCTTCACCGGTAATAACCAACCAGAAAACTCACGATCTTAACACGAACGTGGGAAGTTATCGGCGCTCAATGGGCTCACCACGATTTACCAGCTATAAAAGAGGCAAGATGGATGATCAACCCAgaacaaggaaaaagaagagaatcaaATTCCTGCAATTTCAATTTGGATTTCGATTTGGTTCGGAAGAGCACTCAACTGAATCGTGTTTAGAAGGTATAATCgtactctttgtttttttttctttttctttttcttttttctggtaCATCCCAGAAAAAGggaaacaagaaaaataaattccTTCGATTCTACTAATGGTGTTGTTATATGTGTAACAGGATTGGTGAGAATCAGTGAGCAATTAAGGTATCAAATTTGGtcgttacaaaaaaaaaaaaaaaaggtatcaaATTTGGACAGAGTTCTAAGGTTATATTAATTGATTTCTAGAATCAGTTCatatctttatttttctttatgtgaTTGCAGCTAGATGTGCAATACCTTCATGTTAATGCAGCTATTGATTCCAGCATAGGCCTTAACCCAGCCCCTCTTTTAGAGTTATCAGCAACAATTGGAAGTAAGGATCTTAGGAAGGTTGATGAAATTGGAATTCAAGTCCTTATTAGGTATGCCATTACATGCTTGATTAGCAATTCCATTGGTTTGTAGTTTTCTTTTACACTTAATTTATGATTGGTTGTGTATGCATCATTTGAGAGAGGAGAATTGGTAACTTGCTCCATATCAGATTAACAGGACGGGTGAGCAATTAAGGAAGAATTGATTGAAGCTGTGAGGAATTGAGGAGCATATTGAACAAAGCTTTAAGGTTATTACTTGATTTCTAGAGTCTGTTAAAACATCTAATTTTCTTAAAATAATATAAATGTTATGTTCACTGTATACGTAGGAAGTAATTGCTTCTGCAGATTACTAGGAACAGTCAGATGGCATGCAAACTGTGTTCTTTTTATTGCTCAAAGTTAATCATTCAAGGCCATATCTCTCTGTGTCTTCTACCTCATTCATGTTGTTGGCTTTTTCTAATCTTAATTTCTAATATTGTTTACCGGTCAAAATTGATTATAGAGGGTTGTTATTTGTTTCCTTTACTTTTGTTTCTAATACTGAAACTGTGAAGATTCTTAACAAACAAAATGAGGTGACTTTCTGCTTATTGAGTGCTTCGCTttactttgattttgttttacttaGTAAAATTGATTTCAGATGCTCTGTGGTGGCAGTAAAGTTGAGAGTTCATAGGCAACGGTGAAGCAAACCACTGAATTGCTTCGCTCGGTGCGCGTATACCCTACACAAATCAAGTTGGGGCTTTGATTGATGTTGCAAAGGTAGCTGGGGAGTAGCTGATTGCTGCAAATCTGTGGGTAAGGTGCGTGGAATGTTACATGAGAGTTGCAGTGGTCATGAGAATGCAGTATATATGTTTAAATTAGTAGATTTTGTCAGTAGTACAGAGGTCATTGATGTTACTAAGACATCATTGCTGCAAATCTGTGGGTAGGTGCATGGAATGTTACATGAGTTGCAGTCGTCATGAGAATGCAGTATCCTCCTTAAATTAATAGATTTTCCCATTAGTACAAAggtcatttatttttttttccttatattgTTTTTGGGGTGCAGGACATTTAAAATCATAAACTTTATTGACGAAATAAAGAAGAATACATCTACAAGTTTTAAGGTACTCTTTTTAATGAATTTCAAAATCTCTccatctcttttcttttgttctctGATTTACTTTGTTATTAATACTAGAGTTGTGAAGACTATTGACAAACAAAGTGAGGTGGTTTGCTTCCAAAAAAAGGACTGGTAAGCAACTGAATTTCAATAAACATTATGTCTTTTTCTCATGTATCAGTTACTTCTGCTGGTATACATTGGGTTCCCAAGTTTTATTTGGATGCCCAATTTTCATACATGGTTTcaatttgtattttgttttttgtcaaTTGGTTGGTGTGTTGAACTTTTTTCAGGTAGTGGTTTGATATCAAACTAAAACTACATTTATAGTTCTCAAGACATAGTTGCTGAATTATGGTATGCTTCCAGTGAAGTACGCATTGGTTAAATGGCTTCTTCGTCACGGTCTCTTCAGCTGCCACTTAATGGAGATCAGGTACATTCACAAGTTCTGACTTCCATTGCTAGATAGGTTTGAGAAAGATAATTGATATTATTATGTTTATGTGGTTAACAATATAGGGAAACACAATGCTACATGCATTAGAGGCAGAAAGGCATCGTAGGAATGCCCGACAAAGAGAAAGGCGACGGTCATTAAATTCCTCACAACGAGCTGAGTGTTCAGCCCGAAGACGCGCCAATTATCAAATGCGGCGAACTATGGAAAATATAAGTAACAATGGAAATCAAGTGGAAGCAAGGGAGGGTAACTTACTGACTTGGCTTTCTAGAACTAGAATGTAttaaatcttttcaaaaaaaaccAAGCACCACTAATTGATTATTGAATATTTTTATTCAATTCGTGTGTCTCAATTCTTATATTTGTTAGCAAACACTATCGTTTTTTATGTTGTTCATAATTTGCTGAAATACAAAACTTTTCTATCAATAGTATAGACAAGGATCgaacaatgaaaaacaaaattaaagaaaacaagctTTTTAGTTCCTTtcctggcaaaaaaaaaaaaaattactaaagcTGTTGAATTTCACTACCATTTATTACTGCTCATGTTCGAATACAAGAAATTATTCGAACAATACAATTTACATGTGCAGCACAAGTAATTTATAAATCTAAAATTATTATGTGTGTAACTATAGTAGCCTATTGTTAACATTACCACTTAAAAATATAGTAGCTTATTGTTAACATTACTATTTAAAAACAGGAAGTAGTCTCGATCCTATTCATCCAAACAATAGGCCACGTAGTAATGTTACTGCGCAAGCACGTGGTAGAGGTCGCGGACGCAGGCACGGGCGCGGAACTCATAATTGTGCTAGAAATTTTAATGAGGCCATCGGAGTCACAAAATTTCAGTTGCCAGCATCGACGACATGTCCACATTGTCATGCCTGTTTATTCTATCACGAAAGTAGAGACATGTGTTGCTCCAATGGAAAGATTGTCTTGCCTCCCATACATTCTCCTCCAGATATGATAGAGCTATTCTCCTCTGAATCTCCACAAGGAGCACATTTTAGGCAAAACATTCGAGCCTACAACCATGTATTTTCATTCACATCAATGGGTGTGCATGTCGATGAAAGTCTTGCAACCGGGGGTGGTACTTTCACATTTCGTGCTCAGGGATCCATATATCATAAGATAGGAAGTCTTTTACCAAATGTCAATGATAGACCAAGATAtctacaattgtatatatatgaTACTGACCATGAAGTGGACAATCGTATGCTGGAGAATGCAGCATTACATAGAGATGTGGTTGAAAAAATACAGAGAATTTTGAATCAACATAACCCATTTGTGCAAACATTTCATCACCTAGCTCAGCGTCCGGATTTGCAAAATTGCAGACTCATCATTAGAGAGCAAGCTGCAAACCAACATCAGTACAGTTTGCCTTCAGCATCCCAGGTTGCTGCAATAATAGTGGGTACAAATGATGTGGAAAATCTGACAGGTCGTGATATTGTTGTGCAAACAAAGCAAGGCCAGCTTCTAAATATTCGAGATTGTGTTGGGTACTATGATCCCTTACAATATCCATTATTGTTCCCATATGGAACATATGGATGGGATGTGAATAGTAGGAATAATAatggtcaaaaattgacgtgTCGTGACTATTATGCGTATATTTTGCAGGTGAATaaattttccttcatctttttactatgaattaaaaataattaatctTAAAGGACATCCCTGTATTCTATTTTTGTGAATGATTAAGAATATCACGTTAACTACTAAATTTATCATTTCAGATCCGTCAATATGATGATTCACTTTTACTCCGAGGGGGCCGTCTATTGCAACAATATGTCGTggataattacatcaaaattgaaacacaaAAGTTGAGATGGATTCGCAGCAATCAAAGTACTCTTCGACGTGAGTTGTA
This portion of the Rosa chinensis cultivar Old Blush chromosome 1, RchiOBHm-V2, whole genome shotgun sequence genome encodes:
- the LOC112182226 gene encoding uncharacterized protein LOC112182226 isoform X1; this encodes MGSPRFTSYKRGKMDDQPRTRKKKRIKFLQFQFGFRFGSEEHSTESCLEGLVRISEQLRYQIWSLQKKKKKLDVQYLHVNAAIDSSIGLNPAPLLELSATIGSKDLRKVDEIGIQVLIRCSVVAVKLRVHRQR
- the LOC112182226 gene encoding uncharacterized protein LOC112182226 isoform X2, whose product is MGSPRFTSYKRGKMDDQPRTRKKKRIKFLQFQFGFRFGSEEHSTESCLEGLVRISEQLRYQIWSLQKKKKKLDVQYLHVNAAIDSSIGLNPAPLLELSATIGSKDLRKVDEIGIQVLISKVESS